The Methanoregula sp. UBA64 genome contains the following window.
GGCGGACCGTTGCGCCGAGCCGGGTCATCGTGCTCCGGATCAGCTTGCACTGGTCGTCGGGGACTTCGATGAGCGCCTCGCCTTCGGAGGAGTCGATCACGGCCCGCTCGACATTGATCAGCACGCCCGTGTCTTTTACTGCCTGCGCGATGATGGGTGCGGTACCTTTCTTTTTCGAGAAGTTCACCAGGAGCCTCATTTCAGCCACCTCCCGCCAAAGAGTTTCCCGAGATTGATTGCGGTAAGCATCCCGATCACGTGCCGGTCTTTGTCAACCACCGGCAGCGCGCTGATGTTGTTCTGTTCGAGCTTGCGGACCGCGATATCGACTGCCTCTTCGGTCGTGGTAGTCACCACTTTCTTCTTCATGATGTCCTTTACGGTCACGGCCTTGCCCGGGTTTGCAACGGCTTTTGAGATATCGAACGTGGTCACGATCCCCGAGAGTTTCCCGTCATCCGCAATCACCGGCAGGTGGTTGGTCTCCCCTTTGAGGAGTTTCTGCGCCGCTGCCCGGATCTCCTCGGACTCGCCCACGGAAACGAACTGCCGGTCCATGATATCGAGGACTCTCGGCCCCTTCTTTCTCTCGTGCATGGGATGGACTTTTTTCGTGGGATCGATGGGCCGGGTGGGCAGGGCGAGCTGGAGTCTGCCCTTCTCGATCCAGCCCTTGAGTTCGGCTGCCACCTGACGAGCCTTGCGGAAGCTTGAGAGGGATGAAGTCCTGACCTGTTCGCCGTTTATCTCGATTGCGCCCGAGCGCAGCTCTGCGTAATTCACGCTCCGGATCACCGGCCTGCTGCGGCTCGGGACACCATAGTCCACCAGGTCCACCGAGATGTCCTCATCGCGGACTGCTGTTGCCCGTACCACGTCGAGGTCGACGACCGGCAGGGGCACGCCAAGGCCCACGTACATCGTGACACCGTAACCGGTCATGGTCGCAGCCCGGAGGTAGTCAGGCGACATCTCTTTTAGGTTACCTTTGACCATCAGCGTTGCAAAGCCGCCGCCCGGCGAGTGCTGTGTCCCTTCGCCGACTACCATACCTTCGGCACCGCACAAAAAGATCGGGACGCCGCTCCCGATGAACCGGAGTTTCGGGTCGTTGGTGACCGGGTTTAAGAGCCCTGCCCCCGAGTAGGTGACGTTTCCGGAGTCCGGCAGGAGCGTTCCCATATAGGTGTGCAGGAGCCGGTCCGTGGTGTTGATTGCCGCGTTGTAGCGCTGGTAGGCGTTGCGCGGATTGCACATGATCGCCTGGTTTAAGTCTTCAAGCAGGAGTTCGGTGGTGATCGTCCGCCGCGGGTAACAGTCCGTGCCGCGCGAAGTGGCGCGAAGTTCCACGGATTTTCCCGAGACAAGGTCTTCGAGCACGTGCGCCCCGCCGTACTGGTCTTCGAGCGTGTCGGACTGCTGCGTGGCCCCGATGTACGTGTCGACCGCGGCAAGTCCCCCGTAGGCCTCGACATCGTTGAGCCAGATCCGCTCCATCCGGATCGGCGGTTCTGAGTGCCCGAAGTTCAAAAATGCCCCCGAGGAACACATTGCGCCGAAGGTCCCGGTAGTAACGACATCGACCTCTTTGAGCGCCCCCTCCTCACCCAGTTCGCTCACGATCGCGGGCATCTCCTCTGCGGTGACGACGCGGGCACTGCCGTCACGGATCCGCTCGTTGATCGTTTCGATGGACTTGTGCATGACTGAA
Protein-coding sequences here:
- a CDS encoding homocysteine biosynthesis protein, with product MHKSIETINERIRDGSARVVTAEEMPAIVSELGEEGALKEVDVVTTGTFGAMCSSGAFLNFGHSEPPIRMERIWLNDVEAYGGLAAVDTYIGATQQSDTLEDQYGGAHVLEDLVSGKSVELRATSRGTDCYPRRTITTELLLEDLNQAIMCNPRNAYQRYNAAINTTDRLLHTYMGTLLPDSGNVTYSGAGLLNPVTNDPKLRFIGSGVPIFLCGAEGMVVGEGTQHSPGGGFATLMVKGNLKEMSPDYLRAATMTGYGVTMYVGLGVPLPVVDLDVVRATAVRDEDISVDLVDYGVPSRSRPVIRSVNYAELRSGAIEINGEQVRTSSLSSFRKARQVAAELKGWIEKGRLQLALPTRPIDPTKKVHPMHERKKGPRVLDIMDRQFVSVGESEEIRAAAQKLLKGETNHLPVIADDGKLSGIVTTFDISKAVANPGKAVTVKDIMKKKVVTTTTEEAVDIAVRKLEQNNISALPVVDKDRHVIGMLTAINLGKLFGGRWLK
- a CDS encoding 4Fe-4S binding protein codes for the protein MRLLVNFSKKKGTAPIIAQAVKDTGVLINVERAVIDSSEGEALIEVPDDQCKLIRSTMTRLGATVRQLEHGISVDQSECVDCGACISVCPREVFSFDADYRLVVAEDKCVLCGKCIPACPHKALTLPV